One window of Cervus elaphus chromosome 2, mCerEla1.1, whole genome shotgun sequence genomic DNA carries:
- the SCT gene encoding secretin codes for MATLVLLLLLPPLLLGGCAARPAPPRAPRHSDGTFTSELSRLRDSARLQRLLQGLVGKRSEQDAENGTAWTKSAEGPLCLLWSDAPTLQAWAPLRPPEDQAWSFQMPLALKAGVMVSKPAVPTAEGTR; via the exons ATGGCCACActggtcctgctgctgctgctgccgccgctgctgctCGGGGGCTGCGCCGCGCGCCCCGCGCCGCCCAG GGCCCCGCGACACTCGGACGGGACGTTCACAAGCGAGCTCAGCCGCCTAAGGGACAGCGCGCGACTGCAGCGGCTGCTGCAGGGCCTGGTGGGGAAGCGCAg cgagCAGGACGCAGAGAACGGCACAGCCTGGACCAAGTCTGCGGAGGGCCCGCTCTGCCTGCTGTGGTCGGACGCGCCCACCCTGCAGGCTTG GGCGCCCCTGAGGCCCCCCGAGGATCAAGCCTGGTCTTTCCAGATGCCTCTTGCACTGAAGGCAGGGGTCATGGTGTCCAAGCCGGCCGTCCCGACTGCTGAGGGGACCCGATGA
- the DRD4 gene encoding D(4) dopamine receptor gives MGNRSAADADGLLAGRAPGAGVGAGGPGAAAALVGGALLIGAVLAGNSLVCVSVAAERALQTPTNYFIVSLAAADLLLALLVLPLFVYSEVQGGVWLLSPGLCDALMAMDVMLCTASIFNLCAISVDRFVAVAVPLRYNRQSRGGRQLLLIGATWLLSAAVAAPVLFGLNDARGRDPSVCRLEDRDYVVYSSVCSFFLPCPLMLLLYWATFRGLRRWEAARRAKLHGRAPRRPSGPGPPAPDASPAADAAPAPDVGPTPDTTPAPDAVAPPDPIAAEPPPQARRRRRAKITGRERKAMRVLPVVVGAFLLCWTPFFVVHITRALCPACAVSPRLVSAVTWLGYVNSALNPVIYTIFNAEFRTVFRKALRLCC, from the exons ATGGGGAACCGCAGCGCCGCAGACGCGGACGGGCTGCTGGCGGGGCGCGCGCCCGGCGCGGGCGTCGGCGCCGGGGGccccggggcggcggcggcgctggTGGGGGGCGCGCTGCTCATCGGGGCGGTGCTCGCGGGGAACTCGCTCGTGTGCGTGAGCGTGGCGGCCGAGCGGGCTCTGCAGACGCCCACCAACTACTTCATCGTGAGTCTGGCGGCCGCCGACCTGCTCCTCGCGCTGCTGGTGCTGCCTCTCTTCGTCTACTCCGAG GTGCAGGGCGGCGTGTGGCTGCTGAGCCCCGGCCTCTGCGACGCGCTCATGGCCATGGACGTCATGCTGTGCACAGCCTCCATATTCAACCTGTGCGCCATCAGCGTGGACAG GTTCGTGGCCGTGGCCGTGCCCCTGCGCTACAACCGCCAGAGCCGCGGCGGCCGGCAGCTGCTGCTCATCGGCGCCACGTGGCTGCTGTCGGCGGCGGTGGCAGCGCCCGTGCTGTTCGGCCTCAACGACGCGCGCGGCCGCGACCCCTCCGTGTGCCGCCTGGAAGACCGCGACTACGTGGTCTACTCGTCCGTGTGCTCCTTCTTCCTGCCCTGCCCGCTCATGCTGCTGCTGTACTGGGCCACGTTCCGCGGCCTGAGGCGCTGGGAGGCAGCCCGCCGCGCCAAGCTGCACGGCCGTGCGCCCCGCCGACCCAGCGGCCCCGGCCCGCCCGCCCCGGACGCCAGCCCGGCCGCCgacgccgcccccgcccccgatGTCGGCCCGACCCCCGACACCACCCCCGCCCCGGACGCCGTCGCGCCCCCGGACCCCATTGCGGCCGAACCGCCGCCTCAGGCCCGCCGGAGGAGACGTGCCAAGATCACAGGCCGGGAGCGCAAAGCTATGAGGGTCCTGCCGGTGGTGGTCG gggCCTTCCTGCTCTGCTGGACGCCCTTCTTCGTGGTGCACATCACGCGGGCGCTGTGTCCCGCGTGCGCCGTGTCCCCGCGGCTGGTCAGCGCGGTCACCTGGCTGGGATACGTCAACAGTGCCCTCAACCCCGTCATCTACACCATCTTCAACGCCGAGTTCCGCACCGTCTTTCGCAAGGCTCTGCGCCTCTGCTGCTGA